One Prunus dulcis chromosome 8, ALMONDv2, whole genome shotgun sequence DNA window includes the following coding sequences:
- the LOC117636981 gene encoding isoamylase 2, chloroplastic has translation MATLPLSIAIQACCLNCGITESSKLTATNGFRHRDKAMHGFVKLDAERKLVFREVVQNFNENLPRDHNLKVYAKSQVSVEPMEQRFSTGTETEEIDKVSTYLFRTEIGDVVNVFVRKRNAKYTVNIEVPSSHLSSNDRRLVLRWGMYRADSSCFVPLDFKSSTPNDTTTTLETPLIQTSSGRFTLELEFEAKQIPFYFSFILTSPADANVSDMEIRSHRKTNFCVPVGFGRGYPGPLGLTFSNDGPMNFAIFSRNAESVALCLYDNTTAEKPALELDLDPYVNRSGDIWHVSFGSAWSFVSYGYKFKGNLLLTNKNNFDEGHVLLDPYAKVIAKSIPNNHGTGLKYLGRLCEEPAFDWAGDVRPDLSMEKLVVYRLNVTRFTEHKSSQLPTNIGGSFSGLTEKLEHFKDLGVNAVLLEPIFPFDEQKGPYFPRHFFSPMDCFGPSRGPVSAVNSMKEMVRKFHANGIEVLLEVVFTHTAEGEALQGIDISSYYHVNEVEDLEARNALNCNYPIVQQLVLDSLRYWVTEFHVDGFFFINASSLLQGFNGEYLSRPPLVEAIAFDPLLSKTKIIADYWDPHGMAPKETRFPHWKRWAEVNTKFCNDVRNFLRGKGLLSDLATRLCGSGDIFSDGRGPAFAFNFISRNSGLPLVDLVSFSGVELASELSWNCGEEGPTNKTAVLERRLKQIRNFLFILFVSLGVPVLNMGDECGQSTGGSPAYSDRKAFDWNALETGFATQTTQFIAFLSSFRKRRSDLLQKRNFLKEENIGWYESDQTPPRWEDPSCKFLAMRLKADEDEVNQPGDESSHSWGDLFVAFSAADHSETVVLPPPLEGMGWRRLVDTALPFPGFFSTDGEPVVEQMVGLFAYDMKSHSCALFEARSL, from the coding sequence ATGGCAACTCTTCCGCTTTCAATTGCAATACAGGCCTGTTGTTTGAACTGTGGAATCACTGAATCATCTAAGCTGACAGCTACCAATGGTTTTAGACACAGGGACAAAGCTATGCATGGTTTTGTAAAACTGGATGCAGAAAGAAAGCTAGTTTTCCGAGAAGTTGTGCAGAATTTCAACGAAAACCTGCCACGGGATCATAACTTGAAAGTGTATGCTAAATCCCAAGTTTCTGTTGAGCCAATGGAGCAAAGATTCTCCACTGGTACTGAAACTGAAGAAATAGACAAGGTATCAACTTATCTATTTAGGACAGAAATTGGGGACGTGGTAAATGTCTTTGTTAGAAAGAGAAATGCCAAGTACACTGTGAATATTGAAGTTCCATCTTCACACCTGTCTAGCAATGATAGAAGACTAGTACTGCGTTGGGGCATGTATAGAGCTGATTCATCCTGTTTCGTGCCATTAGACTTCAAAAGTTCAACCCCAAATGACACAACTACCACCCTCGAAACTCCACTCATTCAGACTTCTTCCGGCAGATTTACTCTCGAATTGGAGTTTGAGGCTAAACAAATCCCTTTCTATTTCTCATTTATTTTGACTTCTCCAGCAGATGCTAATGTGAGTGATATGGAGATAAGAAGCCATAGGAAGACAAATTTTTGTGTCCCAGTTGGTTTTGGTCGAGGTTATCCTGGTCCATTGGGTCTCACCTTTTCTAATGATGGACCCATGAACTTTGCCATTTTTTCAAGAAATGCAGAGAGTGTGGCTTTATGCTTGTATGATAACACCACAGCTGAAAAACCTGCTTTGGAGCTTGATCTAGATCCATATGTCAATCGATCAGGTGACATTTGGCATGTGTCATTTGGAAGTGCATGGTCTTTTGTGAGCTACGGTTATAAATTTAAGGGGAACCTTCTGctgacaaacaaaaataacttTGATGAAGGGCATGTCCTGCTGGATCCATATGCTAAGGTCATTGCGAAATCTATTCCTAATAATCATGGAACAGGGTTGAAGTATCTTGGAAGACTATGCGAAGAACCTGCTTTTGACTGGGCTGGTGATGTTCGACCTGACTTAAGTATGGAAAAACTAGTGGTTTATCGGTTGAACGTGACGCGTTTTACAGAGCACAAGTCCAGTCAGCTACCAACTAATATAGGAGGCAGCTTTTCAGGTTTGACAGAGAAGTTGGAGCATTTTAAAGATCTGGGTGTGAATGCAGTTTTATTAGAGCCCATTTTCCCATTTGATGAGCAAAAGGGTCCATATTTCCCTCGCCATTTCTTCTCACCAATGGATTGTTTTGGACCTTCTAGAGGCCCTGTATCAGCTGTCAATTCCATGAAAGAGATGGTGAGGAAATTTCATGCCAATGGAATAGAGGTCCTACTGGAAGTTGTTTTCACCCATACTGCTGAGGGTGAAGCTCTGCAAGGAATCGATATTTCATCTTATTATCATGTAAATGAGGTTGAGGATTTGGAAGCCAGAAATGCTTTGAATTGTAACTACCCTATTGTGCAGCAACTGGTATTGGATAGTCTTCGGTACTGGGTGACTGAGTTTCACGtcgatggtttttttttcataaatgcATCATCTCTCTTGCAAGGGTTCAATGGTGAATACTTATCTCGCCCACCTTTGGTTGAAGCAATTGCTTTTGATCCACTACTTTCGAAGACCAAGATCATTGCAGATTACTGGGACCCTCATGGCATGGCACCAAAGGAAACTCGTTTTCCTCATTGGAAGAGATGGGCAGAAGTAAACACAAAATTCTGTAATGATGTAAGAAACTTTTTGAGGGGTAAGGGTCTTCTCAGTGACCTTGCTACACGGCTTTGTGGGAGCGGGGACATCTTCTCAGATGGACGAGGCCCGGCATTCgctttcaattttatttccaGGAATTCTGGACTTCCTCTTGTGGACCTTGTTAGTTTCAGTGGTGTTGAGTTAGCATCAGAACTGAGTTGGAACTGCGGGGAAGAAGGACCTACAAATAAAACTGCTGTACTAGAAAGACGGCTTAAACAAATTCGtaattttctctttatcttGTTTGTTTCACTGGGCGTTCCTGTTCTTAATATGGGAGATGAGTGTGGACAGTCCACTGGTGGTTCCCCTGCATACAGTGACAGAAAAGCTTTCGATTGGAATGCACTGGAAACAGGTTTTGCTACTCAAACCACACAATTTATCGCATTTTTAAGTTCATTTAGGAAGAGGCGTAGTGACCTTCTTCAGAAGAGGAACTtcttgaaagaagaaaatattggCTGGTATGAGAGCGATCAAACTCCTCCAAGATGGGAAGATCCGTCCTGCAAATTCCTTGCCATGAGGTTGAAAGCAGACGAAGATGAAGTGAACCAACCAGGGGATGAATCTTCTCATTCATGGGGAGACTTATTTGTTGCCTTCAGTGCAGCTGATCATTCAGAGACCGTTGTTCTGCCTCCGCCCCTGGAAGGTATGGGATGGCGCCGTTTGGTTGACACAGCTCTTCCATTCCCAGGTTTTTTCTCTACTGATGGTGAGCCCGTCGTTGAGCAAATGGTGGGTTTATTTGCATATGATATGAAGTCTCACAGTTGTGCTCTATTTGAAGCCAGAAGCTTGTAA
- the LOC117636982 gene encoding protein PALE CRESS, chloroplastic isoform X1 has translation MEARVFPLTCTALPLSPASSSSSHGRLWPSPFKPKHAPKTVLRKSMNKEEPLLEGLPKEYYDDEWQARQREKTKELHQRRQEEDEEEERKVEEYREIGMRLKGYPEEDVRKARKLISSFIRAAEEVEEKIEEAAEKGELTELVLMVIWNRLDLARRDEEKDVIRSLDLLYRRVEAEILKREATPAMRLLNDLLNMHDGYDGEGWLKECKKRMVDTFPREDPFSILVPEGFDIDKHQGPLRLPLEADDVLLRVDFVREVDALLQEVRAEQNEVQNAQGLDAESIASRLKQQEKQRAIRLVEAILDLAINLKW, from the exons atggAAGCAAGGGTGTTCCCGCTAACGTGCACAGCGCTTCCACTCTCACCTGcgtcatcatcttcatctcaTGGAAGGCTCTGGCCCTCTCCTTTCAAGCCCAAACATGCACCTAAAACAG tTTTGAGGAAGAGCATGAACAAGGAAGAGCCACTGTTAGAAGGTCTTCCCAAAGAGTATTACGACGAT GAATGGCAAGCTCGGCAAAGGGAGAAAACAAAGGAGTTGCATCAAAGACGTcaagaggaagacgaagaGGAGGAAAGAAAGGTTGAAGAGTATCGCGAAATTGGCATGAGATTGAAGGGTTATCCGGAAGAAGATGTTCGGAAAGCTCGGAAATTGATTTCCAGCTTTATCAGAGCAGCCGAAGAAGTGGAAGAG AAAATTGAGGAAGCTGCTGAGAAAGGAGAATTGACTGAACTTGTTTTGATGGTCATATGGAATCGTCTTGACCTCGCTCGACGTGAT GAAGAAAAGGATGTTATTAGAAGTCTTGATTTGTTATACAGAAGGGTTGAG GCTGAGATTTTGAAAAGGGAGGCTACTCCTGCCATGAGACTGCTCAATGATCTTTTGAATATGCATGATGGGTATGATGGTGAAGGATGGCTGAAGGAATGCAAAAAGCGCATGGTTGATACTTTTCCACGAGAGGATCCATTTAGCATTCTCGTTCCAGAAGGATTTGATATTGATAAG CATCAGGGACCACTCCGGCTACCACTTGAAGCTGATGATGTTCTATTGAGGGTAGACTTTGTCAGAGAAGTTGATGCATTGCTACAAGAGGTTAGGGCCGAGCAAAATGAAGTACAAAATGCACAAGGGCTTGATGCTGAGTCCATTGCAAGTAGGTTGAAGCAGCAGGAGAAGCAGCGGGCAATACGCTTGGTAGAAGCTATACTAGACCTGGCCATTAATTTGAAGTGGTAG
- the LOC117636982 gene encoding protein PALE CRESS, chloroplastic isoform X2: MEARVFPLTCTALPLSPASSSSSHGRLWPSPFKPKHAPKTVLRKSMNKEEPLLEGLPKEYYDDEWQARQREKTKELHQRRQEEDEEEERKVEEYREIGMRLKGYPEEDVRKARKLISSFIRAAEEVEEKIEEAAEKGELTELVLMVIWNRLDLARRDAEILKREATPAMRLLNDLLNMHDGYDGEGWLKECKKRMVDTFPREDPFSILVPEGFDIDKHQGPLRLPLEADDVLLRVDFVREVDALLQEVRAEQNEVQNAQGLDAESIASRLKQQEKQRAIRLVEAILDLAINLKW, translated from the exons atggAAGCAAGGGTGTTCCCGCTAACGTGCACAGCGCTTCCACTCTCACCTGcgtcatcatcttcatctcaTGGAAGGCTCTGGCCCTCTCCTTTCAAGCCCAAACATGCACCTAAAACAG tTTTGAGGAAGAGCATGAACAAGGAAGAGCCACTGTTAGAAGGTCTTCCCAAAGAGTATTACGACGAT GAATGGCAAGCTCGGCAAAGGGAGAAAACAAAGGAGTTGCATCAAAGACGTcaagaggaagacgaagaGGAGGAAAGAAAGGTTGAAGAGTATCGCGAAATTGGCATGAGATTGAAGGGTTATCCGGAAGAAGATGTTCGGAAAGCTCGGAAATTGATTTCCAGCTTTATCAGAGCAGCCGAAGAAGTGGAAGAG AAAATTGAGGAAGCTGCTGAGAAAGGAGAATTGACTGAACTTGTTTTGATGGTCATATGGAATCGTCTTGACCTCGCTCGACGTGAT GCTGAGATTTTGAAAAGGGAGGCTACTCCTGCCATGAGACTGCTCAATGATCTTTTGAATATGCATGATGGGTATGATGGTGAAGGATGGCTGAAGGAATGCAAAAAGCGCATGGTTGATACTTTTCCACGAGAGGATCCATTTAGCATTCTCGTTCCAGAAGGATTTGATATTGATAAG CATCAGGGACCACTCCGGCTACCACTTGAAGCTGATGATGTTCTATTGAGGGTAGACTTTGTCAGAGAAGTTGATGCATTGCTACAAGAGGTTAGGGCCGAGCAAAATGAAGTACAAAATGCACAAGGGCTTGATGCTGAGTCCATTGCAAGTAGGTTGAAGCAGCAGGAGAAGCAGCGGGCAATACGCTTGGTAGAAGCTATACTAGACCTGGCCATTAATTTGAAGTGGTAG
- the LOC117636515 gene encoding mediator of RNA polymerase II transcription subunit 33B, with the protein MMAVSVQQPLSHLWDTVLQLTKSAQDKNSDPLLWAVQLSNSLNSAGVALPSVELAHLLVSHICWANHVPITWKFLEKALTVKIVPPMLVLALLSTKVVPNRQLHPAAYRLYMELLKRHTFLFASQLNGPNCQKIIKSIDDVLHLSQLYGLQVCEPGVVIVEFVFSIIWQLLDASLDDEGLLELTPDKKSRWSTRPEDMEIDGHDCFNEKRSEQNEGLQKANTAMAIEIIVEFLQNKVTSRILCLTRRNLPSHWGGFIQKMQVLAANSSVLRTLKHITPESLLQLTSDTRRLLTRACKIISRQGFHAVLSSGSLRSSASQSHGVSSSAFWLPIDLFLEDAMDGSEVAIISAVETLTGLVKALQAVNSTTWHNAFLGLWIAALRLVQRERDPREGPVPRLDTCLCMLLSITTLAVTNIIEEEEAQLMEEIEGDRTNQRKEQAPGKRREGLIMCLQRLGDYETLLTPPQSVCSVVNQAAAKAIMYRSGLTVSNGYYESVSVNDVPINCMGNLRHLIVEACIARNLLDTSAYFWPGYVSARSSQVLRNVPGQVPGQVPGWSSIMKGSPLTPSLVNALVATPASSLAEIEKIYEIAVNGSDEEKISAVTILCGASLIRGWNIQEHICLFIINLLSPPVPADYSGSDSHLISYASFFNVLLVGVSSIDTVQIFSLLGLVPLLAAALMPICEVFGSSIPNISWTPTTGEELSCHAVFSNAFTLLLRLWRFDHPPLEHVMGDLPTVGNQVGPEYLLVLRNSRLASLGNSPMDRIKSRRVSKFITFPSETITMDRFPKLKLWYQQHQKCICSTLSGLVPGTPVHQIVDALLTMMFRKINRSSQPLTPATSGSSNSSASGTDESSIRLKVPAWDILEATPFVLDAALTACAHGRLSPRELATGLKELADYLPATLATMVSYFSAEVTRGIWKPACMNGTDWPSPAANLSIVEQQIKKILAATGVDVPSLAVGGSAPAMLPLPFAALVSLTITYKLDRASERALTLIGPALNSLAAGCPWPCMPILASLWAQKVKRWSDYLVFTASQTVFHHNGDAVVQLLKSCFTSTLGLSSSRAYSNGSVGALLGHGFGSHFSGGISPVAPGILYLRVHRSVRDVMFMTEEVLSLLMFSVRDIASCGLPRDRVDRLKKTKHGMRYGQVSLAAAMARVRIAATLGATLVWISGGSNLVQSLIKETLPSWFISTHGLDQEGRESGGMVAMLGGYALAYFAVLCGTFAWGVDSVTPASKRRPKVLGAHLEFLASALDGKISLGCDWAMWRAYVSGFVSLMVACTQKWVLEVDVEVLKRLSKELRRLNEEELALALLGLGGVGAMGAAAELAIECEV; encoded by the exons ATGATGGCGGTGTCCGTACAGCAACCGCTGAGCCATCTATGGGACACGGTGCTCCAGCTCACCAAGTCCGCTCAGGACAAGAACAGCGACCCGCTCCTCTGGGCGGTTCAGCTCAGCAACAGCCTCAACTCGGCCGGCGTGGCCTTGCCCTCCGTCGAGCTCGCGCACCTCCTCGTCTCCCACATCTGCTGGGCCAATCACGTGCCCATCACGTGGAAGTTCCTCGAGAAGGCCTTGACCGTCAAGATCGTCCCTCCCATGCTTGTTCTTGCTCTGCTCTCTACCAA GGTTGTTCCAAATCGGCAACTTCACCCTGCAGCATATAGACTTTACATGGAACTTCTTAAGAGACAtacatttttatttgcttCACAATTGAATGGACCAAATTGTCAAAA GATCATAAAATCCATTGATGATGTTCTGCATCTTTCCCAGCTGTATGGCCTTCAAGTGTGTGAACCTGGAGTTGTTATTGTTGAGTTTGTCTTTTCGATCATATGGCAGTTACTTGATGCATCATTAGATGATGAAGGTTTGCTGGAACTTACCCCAGATAAGAAGTCTAGATGGTCTACCAGGCCAGAAGATATGGAAATAGATGGTCATGATTGCTTTAATGAGAAGAGAAGTGAGCAAAATGAAGGCTTGCAGAAAGCAAATACTGCAATGGCTATTGAGATAATTGTAGAGTTTCTGCAAAACAAAGTAACTTCAAGGATTTTGTGCCTGACACGCCGAAATTT gCCGTCACATTGGGGAGGTTTCATTCAGAAAATGCAAGTGCTTGCAGCAAACTCATCAGTTTTGAGGACTTTGAAACATATAACTCCAGAGTCCCTTCTGCAGTTGACATCTGATACACGTCGACTTCTGACTCGGGCATGCAAAATCATTTCACGGCAAGGTTTTCATGCAGTATTGTCTTCTGGGTCACTGAGGTCTTCTGCTAGTCAATCTCATGGAGTGAGTTCATCTGCTTTTTGGCTTCCCATTGATCTGTTTCTGGAAGATGCTATGGATGGATCAGAAGTAGCAATAATTAGTGCTGTTGAAACCCTTACTG GTTTAGTAAAGGCTCTGCAGGCAGTTAATAGCACCACATGGCACAATGCATTTTTAGGTTTATGGATTGCAGCCCTTCGACTTGTTCAGAGA GAAAGGGATCCCAGAGAAGGACCTGTCCCTCGTCTTGATACCTGCTTATGCATGTTGTTGTCTATTACGACACTTGCAGTGACTAATATtattgaagaagaggaagctcAGCTGATGGAGGAAATCGAAGGGGATCGTACTAACCAAAGAAAGGAACAAGCTCCAGGAAAGCGTCGCGAGGGTTTAATTATGTGCTTACAGCGGTTGGGTGATTATGAGACCTTATTGACTCCACCTCAGTCTGTTTGTTCGGTAGTCAATCAAGCTGCAGCCAAGGCTATAATGTACAGATCAGGCCTTACAGTCAGTAATGGATACTATGAATCTGTTAGTGTGAATGACGTGCCAATAAATTGTA TGGGAAACTTACGGCATCTGATTGTTGAGGCTTGTATTGCTCGGAATCTCCTCGACACATCAGCATATTTCTGGCCAGGCTATGTGAGTGCACGTAGCAGCCAAGTACTACGTAATGTGCCTGGCCAAGTGCCTGGCCAAGTGCCTGGTTGGTCTTCGATAATGAAGGGGTCACCTCTAACTCCATCATTGGTTAATGCTTTGGTTGCCACTCCTGCTTCTAG CTTAGCAGAGATCGAGAAAATATATGAGATTGCAGTCAATGGTTCAGATGAGGAGAAGATATCTGCTGTTACCATCCTTTGTGGGGCTTCTCTTATTCGTGGATGGAATATACAG GAGCACATCTGTCTTTTCATTATAAATTTGCTGTCGCCTCCAGTGCCTGCAGATTACTCAGGGAGCGATAGCCATTTGATCAGCTATGCTTCATTCTTTAATGTTCTTCTGGTTGGGGTATCATCTATAGATACTGTACAGATTTTCTCCTTACTTGGATTG GTTCCACTACTTGCAGCTGCTTTGATGCCCATTTGCGAAGTTTTTGGGTCAAGCATTCCCAATATCTCATGGACCCCTACAACAGGGGAAGAACTCTCATGCCATGCAGTGTTCTCAAATGCTTTTACACTTCTATTGAGGTTATGGAGATTTGATCATCCACCTCTTGAACACGTGATGGGGGACTTGCCAACTGTGGGAAACCAAGTTGGTCCAGAATACCTATTGGTGCTTCGAAACTCTCGATTAGCATCCTTAGGTAATTCTCCCATGGATCGAATCAAAAGCAGAAGagtttcaaaatttataaCCTTCCCTTCAGAAACCATTACCATGGATCGCTTTCCAAAATTGAAACTCTGGTACCAGCAGCATCAAAAATGTATTTGTTCCACCCTCTCTGGGCTTGTACCTGGGACTCCTGTTCATCAGATTGTTGATGCACTCCTAACCATGatgtttagaaaaataaatagaagcAGTCAGCCTTTGACTCCTGCGACTTCAGGTAGTAGTAATTCATCTGCGTCGGGGACGGATGAGTCCTCTATTAGACTCAAGGTGCCAGCGTGGGATATCCTCGAAGCAACTCCATTTGTGCTTGATGCTGCTCTTACTGCTTGTGCCCATGGAAGACTTTCTCCCCGTGAACTGGCTACAG GACTGAAGGAGCTTGCTGATTATCTTCCAGCAACTTTGGCAACCATGGTAAGCTATTTTTCAGCTGAAGTAACAAGGGGAATATGGAAGCCAGCTTGTATGAATGGAACTGATTGGCCAAGCCCTGCTGCAAATTTATCAATTGTTGAGCAgcagataaaaaaaatcctgGCTGCCACTGGTGTTGATGTTCCTAGCCTTGCAGTAG GTGGGAGCGCTCCAGCTATGCTTCCCTTACCATTTGCTGCCCTTGTTAGTCTCACGATAACTTATAAACTTGATAGAGCCTCTGAGCGTGCCCTAACCCTGATTGGGCCAGCACTGAATTCCCTGGCTGCTGGTTGCCCTTGGCCATGCATGCCCATCCTAGCCTCATTGTGGGCCCAGAAGGTAAAGCGCTGGAGTGACTACCTTGTGTTTACTGCGTCTCAAACTGTGTTCCACCACAATGGTGATGCAGTGGTCCAGCTTCTCAAGAGCTGCTTTACATCCACTCTCGGGCTAAGTTCATCTCGCGCTTACAGTAATGGCAGCGTGGGTGCCCTCCTTGGCCATGGCTTTGGTTCCCATTTCTCTGGTGGGATCTCTCCTGTTGCCCCCGGAATTCTTTACCTACGTGTGCATCGGTCTGTCAGGGATGTAATGTTCATGACAGAAGAGGTGCTCTCTCTTTTAATGTTCTCCGTTCGAGACATTGCAAGTTGTGGGTTGCCCAGAGATAGAGTGGACAGATTGAAGAAGACCAAGCATGGGATGAGATATGGCCAGGTTTCTCTTGCCGCGGCAATGGCACGAGTCAGGATCGCAGCTACACTTGGAGCCACTTTAGTTTGGATATCTGGTGGGTCTAATTTAGTTCAGTCCTTGATCAAAGAAACTCTACCTTCTTGGTTCATCTCCACGCATGGTTTGGATCAGGAAGGCAGAGAATCTGGAGGCATGGTTGCCATGCTGGGTGGCTATGCCCTTGCATATTTCGCAGTGCTGTGCGGGACATTCGCTTGGGGTGTGGACTCGGTGACGCCGGCATCAAAGCGGCGGCCAAAAGTTCTTGGGGCGCATTTAGAATTTCTGGCTAGCGCACTGGATGGGAAAATATCATTGGGTTGTGATTGGGCCATGTGGCGGGCATATGTATCCGGGTTTGTGAGCTTGATGGTGGCTTGCACGCAGAAGTGGGTGCTGGAAGTTGACGTGGAAGTGTTGAAGAGGCTGAGCAAGGAGCTTAGGCGGTTGAATGAGGAGGAATTGGCTCTGGCCCTGCTAGGGCTTGGCGGGGTAGGGGCCATGGGCGCAGCAGCTGAGCTAGCCATTGAATGCGAGGTTTAG
- the LOC117636516 gene encoding apoptosis-enhancing nuclease isoform X1: protein MDFEPELPKTTNTRYKCAACYKQYKKKEHLVEHINVSFHSVHQPRCGVCKKHFKSFESQREHVTGPLAKENCKTVFSEQGCDLCLKIFDSPNSLSAHKYMCRLSAPVPLVTMMERCEEFKHDINSSSEYHVGDGMEAIALDCEMVAGGSDGSLDLCARVCLIDEDETILFHTYVQPQYPVVNYRYEVTGLTEEHLRDGMPLQKVQDKVLQILYNGKTKLLVGHSVENDLDCLRMNYPDYLLRDTANYHPLMKTNLVSHPLKYLTRTYLGYDIQSGFHDPYEDCVSAMRLYKRFCALDHQKEGNVASLAMLCAKDIPGSFDSWETDKLEKMTLDELYEMSRPNYKCWCLDSVQAMQPQH, encoded by the exons ATGGACTTCGAACCAGAACTTCCAAAAACCACAAACACAAG GTACAAATGTGCTGCATGCTACAAGCAGtataagaaaaaggaacatCTAGTCGAGCACATTAATGTCTCGTTCCATTCAGTTCATCAGCCTAGATGTGGAGTGTGTAAAAAGCACTTCAAATCTTTTGAATCACAGAGGGAGCATGTCACCG GACCACtggcaaaagaaaattgcaagACGGTTTTCTCTGAACAAGGTTGTGATCTATGTTTGAAGATTTTTGATAGCCCTAATTCTCTGAGCGCTCATAAATATATGTGTCGCCTATCTGCACCTGTTCCTCTG GTAACAATGATGGAGCGATGTGAAGAATTTAAACATGATATAAACTCCAGCAGCGAATATCACGTTGGAGATGGTATGGAAGCAATTGCTCTGGATTGTGAAATGGTTGCTGGTGGAAGTGATGGATCACTGGACCTGTGTGCAAGGGTGTGCCTGATTGATGAAGACGAGACTATCCTCTTCCACACTTATGTGCAGCCCCAATATCCTGTCGTTAATTACAG ATATGAAGTTACTGGGTTAACAGAAGAGCATCTCAGAGATGGCATGCCACTCCAAAAAGTGCAAGATAAGGTTTTGCAAATTTTGTATAATGGAAAGACCAAGCTTCTTGTGGGGCATAGTGTAGAGAATGATTTGGATTGCTTGAGAATGAACTATCCTGATTACCTGCTGAG GGATACTGCAAACTACCATCCTCTGATGAAGACAAATCTGGTTAGCCACCCGCTCAAGTACCTCACCAGAACATATCTAGG GTATGATATCCAGTCAGGTTTTCATGATCCATATGAAGATTGTGTGTCTGCTATGAGACTCTACAAAAGGTTCTGTGCACTAGATCATCAGAAAGAAGGCAATGTGGCTTCACTTGCTATGCTGTGTGCAAAAGACATCCCTGGAAGTTTTGATTCTTGGGAAACCGACAAACTTGAGAAGATGACACTCGATGAGCTTTATGAAATGTCGAGACCAAACTACAAATGTTGGTGCCTGGATTCAGTGCAAGCAATGCAACCTCAGCATTAG
- the LOC117636516 gene encoding RNA exonuclease 4 isoform X2: MSRSIQFISLDVECVKSTSNLLNHRGSMSPDHWQKKIARRFSLNKVTMMERCEEFKHDINSSSEYHVGDGMEAIALDCEMVAGGSDGSLDLCARVCLIDEDETILFHTYVQPQYPVVNYRYEVTGLTEEHLRDGMPLQKVQDKVLQILYNGKTKLLVGHSVENDLDCLRMNYPDYLLRDTANYHPLMKTNLVSHPLKYLTRTYLGYDIQSGFHDPYEDCVSAMRLYKRFCALDHQKEGNVASLAMLCAKDIPGSFDSWETDKLEKMTLDELYEMSRPNYKCWCLDSVQAMQPQH, encoded by the exons ATGTCTCGTTCCATTCAGTTCATCAGCCTAGATGTGGAGTGTGTAAAAAGCACTTCAAATCTTTTGAATCACAGAGGGAGCATGTCACCG GACCACtggcaaaagaaaattgcaagACGGTTTTCTCTGAACAAG GTAACAATGATGGAGCGATGTGAAGAATTTAAACATGATATAAACTCCAGCAGCGAATATCACGTTGGAGATGGTATGGAAGCAATTGCTCTGGATTGTGAAATGGTTGCTGGTGGAAGTGATGGATCACTGGACCTGTGTGCAAGGGTGTGCCTGATTGATGAAGACGAGACTATCCTCTTCCACACTTATGTGCAGCCCCAATATCCTGTCGTTAATTACAG ATATGAAGTTACTGGGTTAACAGAAGAGCATCTCAGAGATGGCATGCCACTCCAAAAAGTGCAAGATAAGGTTTTGCAAATTTTGTATAATGGAAAGACCAAGCTTCTTGTGGGGCATAGTGTAGAGAATGATTTGGATTGCTTGAGAATGAACTATCCTGATTACCTGCTGAG GGATACTGCAAACTACCATCCTCTGATGAAGACAAATCTGGTTAGCCACCCGCTCAAGTACCTCACCAGAACATATCTAGG GTATGATATCCAGTCAGGTTTTCATGATCCATATGAAGATTGTGTGTCTGCTATGAGACTCTACAAAAGGTTCTGTGCACTAGATCATCAGAAAGAAGGCAATGTGGCTTCACTTGCTATGCTGTGTGCAAAAGACATCCCTGGAAGTTTTGATTCTTGGGAAACCGACAAACTTGAGAAGATGACACTCGATGAGCTTTATGAAATGTCGAGACCAAACTACAAATGTTGGTGCCTGGATTCAGTGCAAGCAATGCAACCTCAGCATTAG